The DNA sequence GCCGTCGCTGAGGGAGAGGAGATAGCGGCCGGGGCGCTTGGGGCTTTCGCGGATGTCCTTCAGGGTTGGGGACATGGGCGGGGTGAGGCGGCGGCGGCGGGAACTGCGGGAAGACGTACGGCGGGAAGACGTACGGCGGGAAGACGTACGGCGGGAAGACGTACGGCGGGAAGGCGTACGGCGGGGGCCGGCGGCGGAAGCTGGGACTACGGGAGCTGGACGGCGGAAGCTGAACTACGGAAGCTGGACGGCGGGTTGGGTGGGGAGGGATACAGCGAGGGCCGAGGGGACCCATGATGAGCCGTGGTGATCCGGGCACCACTTCCCACCATGAGCGACCCCCTCGGCCCTGATTCGCCGAGTGGCGGAGGAGTTAGTCCTCCGCTTCCTCTACCGGAGCGACATCGCCGCTCTTCACGCCCAACACCTGCTTCACCTTCTCTTCGACTTCGGCCATGAGCGTCGGGTTGTCCTTGAGGAACAGCTTGGCGTTCTCGCGGCCCTGCCCGATGCGCTGGGTGCCGTAGCTGTACCAGGCGCCCGACTTGTCGATGATCCCCGACTCGACGCCGATGTCGACGAGGAGCGAGGTGTGGCTGATCCCTTCCGCGTACATGATGTCGAACTCCGCCTGCTTGAACGGCGGGGCGACCTTGTTCTTCACGACCTTCACGCGGACGTGCGAGCCGATGACGTCTTCCTTTTCCTTGACCGGTCCGATGCGGCGGATGTCGAGACGGAGCGAGGCGTAGAACTTGAGCGCCTTGCCACCCGTGGTCGTCTCGGGGTTGCCGAACATCACGCCGATCTTTTCGCGCAGCTGATTGATAAAGACCACCGAGACCTTCGAGCGGGCGATGGCACCGGTGAGCTTGCGGAGCGCCTGGCTCATGAGGCGCGCCTGCAGGCCGACGTGCGAGTCGCCCATGTCGCCCTCGATTTCCGCCTTCGGCACCAGCGCCGCCACCGAGTCGATCACGATCACATCGACCGCGCCCGAGCGCACGAGGATCTCGCAGATCTCGAGCGCCTGCTCGCCGGTGTCGGGCTGCGAAATCAGCATGTTCTCGACGTCGACGCCCAGCTTCTTGGCGTACTCCGTGTCGAGCGCGTGCTCCGCGTCGATGTAGGCCGCGACGCCACCCGCCCGCTGGGCGTTCGCCACCACATGCAAGCAGAGCGTGGTCTTACCGCTCGACTCCGGGCCGTAGATCTCGGTGATACGACCGCGCGGGATACCACCCACGCCGATCGCGGCATCGAGATTGATCGCTCCAGTCGGGATGGACTCCACTCGCACCTTGGAGTCCGTGCCCAAGCGCATGATCGAGCCTTTGCCACAGCTCTTTTCGATCTGCGCGACCGCGAGCGCCAGGGCCTTGCGCTTGTCGTCCGTCATCGTTGCCGCCATGAGAACCGCCGTCGTGAGGGGTGAAGCCTGCCATGCCCTGGCCCGCGAAAATTGGGGAAGAACGCGGACAGGAAGAAGACCCGAATAAAGTACGAAGAAAGTTCGATGTGGACAACTGGGCATTTCGTCCACATGAGCCCGCCTCATTTGAGGGGAAATGCGTCTGGAATGTGGCGAATACGGATCTTTTGACCGATTACCAACACCCCGACCACGTCGAATCGGTACCGGAGCGCCGGCGACCCGTGGCGATCCACCCAAACCCGGGCCGACCGTCCCAGTTCCCGCTGCTTCCGGATATGCACCGCCTCGACCGGGGAACCAAAGCCGTCA is a window from the Gemmatimonadaceae bacterium genome containing:
- the recA gene encoding recombinase RecA, whose translation is MTDDKRKALALAVAQIEKSCGKGSIMRLGTDSKVRVESIPTGAINLDAAIGVGGIPRGRITEIYGPESSGKTTLCLHVVANAQRAGGVAAYIDAEHALDTEYAKKLGVDVENMLISQPDTGEQALEICEILVRSGAVDVIVIDSVAALVPKAEIEGDMGDSHVGLQARLMSQALRKLTGAIARSKVSVVFINQLREKIGVMFGNPETTTGGKALKFYASLRLDIRRIGPVKEKEDVIGSHVRVKVVKNKVAPPFKQAEFDIMYAEGISHTSLLVDIGVESGIIDKSGAWYSYGTQRIGQGRENAKLFLKDNPTLMAEVEEKVKQVLGVKSGDVAPVEEAED